A stretch of Phoenix dactylifera cultivar Barhee BC4 chromosome 16, palm_55x_up_171113_PBpolish2nd_filt_p, whole genome shotgun sequence DNA encodes these proteins:
- the LOC103713693 gene encoding short-chain dehydrogenase ptmH-like gives MDDNKKVVLITGCAKGGIGYEYCKAFADHGCYVFASDLPGRLSELADLQSDSIEPLELDVTSDQSAAHATSKILSACGRIDVLVNNAGVGGTGPLAELNLDAIRRAWEVNTLGQLRMVQAVAPHMSSRRSGRIVNMGSVVGSVPTPWAGSYCASKAAVHAVSDALRVELRPFGVHVVKVRPGSVRSNLGRANEERLGRQEWRLYKGFEAAIAERARASQGTKATDAGIFARHVARKVLSPRPPREIAFGHMTGLFAVLAWSPAWVRDWFFAKRFGLDKKL, from the coding sequence ATGGATGACAACAAGAAGGTAGTCCTGATCACCGGCTGCGCCAAGGGCGGCATCGGCTACGAATACTGCAAGGCCTTCGCCGACCATGGCTGCTACGTCTTCGCCTCTGACCTCCCCGGCCGCCTCTCCGAGCTCGCCGACCTCCAATCCGACTCCATCGAACCCCTCGAGCTCGACGTCACCTCCGACCAAAGCGCCGCCCATGCGACATCCAAAATTCTATCGGCGTGCGGCCGCATCGACGTCCTCGTCAACAACGCCGGCGTCGGCGGCACGGGGCCGTTGGCCGAGCTCAACCTGGACGCCATTAGACGTGCATGGGAGGTGAACACGTTAGGCCAGCTACGTATGGTCCAGGCCGTGGCCCCTCACATGTCCTCCCGCCGGTCCGGCCGGATCGTTAACATGGGGAGCGTGGTCGGTTCGGTCCCGACCCCGTGGGCCGGTTCGTACTGCGCGTCCAAGGCCGCGGTCCACGCGGTGTCCGACGCGCTCCGGGTTGAGCTCCGACCGTTCGGGGTTCATGTCGTAAAGGTGCGTCCCGGTTCGGTCCGGTCCAACCTGGGCCGGGCGAACGAGGAGCGGCTCGGGAGGCAGGAGTGGAGGCTTTACAAGGGCTTCGAGGCCGCGATCGCAGAGAGGGCAAGGGCGTCGCAGGGGACGAAGGCGACGGATGCGGGAATCTTCGCGCGGCACGTGGCGCGGAAAGTGCTGAGCCCGAGGCCGCCGAGGGAGATCGCGTTCGGCCACATGACGGGCCTGTTTGCGGTGCTGGCTTGGTCGCCGGCTTGGGTCCGAGACTGGTTCTTTGCGAAAAGGTTTGGGTTGGATAAGAAGTTGTGA